The Dysidea avara chromosome 13, odDysAvar1.4, whole genome shotgun sequence genome includes a region encoding these proteins:
- the LOC136242221 gene encoding uncharacterized protein, translating into MADNAGSKKRKAGLDDSPDKCHYVLNKQLDVCGKCNKKCEEDDDAIQCDLCRMWVHANCDNVSQEQYKAINTLSEISNCVYYCNINDCLTRLKSIINDWMIHQAGLPQPDLTVSTLSADLEQLASAHCKIEKAVSDLSNKIETLQLQETKLVDQIQTTSNALDRHTVNPTQQVPDRKSNVVFLRSSRKRAHFQALIDEHNPHIICGCESHLDSSYYNAEIFPPTYTVLRKDRVEGAGGVFLCIKEGLDVSEEPELDVNAEIIWAKVTPSKRAPIYVCSFYRPPDLSIDPILQLGLSLNTLTRRFTELPNIIVMGDFNLPGINWLDGSGQVTSNPSYGVELNNVFLDQINDIGLNQFVNTPTRNNNILDLVLSTSSTILDLTTAPGMSDHEAVVFHHNIDNTNINTKSEHKVALYHRANLENIKRDLLEFQTYFLGNDPYCKTVEQNWTDLKGVINDSVAKHVPYKTIRSNSKLPWINREIKRDMKRRKQLYNIAKRTKSSNDWNAYRKIKNSINSKIKTQVYYLLIGSWPIYVQFSRKETVLVPQTTDQYH; encoded by the exons atggctgataatgCTGGAAGCAAGAAGAGAAAAGCTGGACTTGATGATTCACCAGATAAGTGCCACTATGTGTTAAATAAGCAATTAGATGTATGTGGGAAATGTAACAAGAAATGTGAGGAAGATGACGATGCCATACAATGTGATTTATGTCGTATGTGGGTACATGCTAATTGTGATAATGTTTCTCAAGAACAGTACAAAGCAATTAACACTCTATCTGAAATCAGCAACTGTGTGTACTACTGCAATATTAATGATTGTCTAACTCGTCTCAAAAGTATCATTAATGATTGGATGATCCACCAGGCTGGGCTACCCCAACCAGATCTAACTGTCTCAACCTTATCAGCAGATCTTGAGCAACTGGCTTCAGCACACTGCAAAATCGAAAAGGCTGTGTCCGATTTGTCTAATAAAATAGAAACCTTGCAGTTGCAGGAGACAAAGCTGGTTGACCAAATCCAAACAACGTCAAATGCCCTTGATAGACATACAGTCAATCCTACTCAACAAGTGCCTGATCGCAAATCCAATGTTGTTTT TTTACGCAGTTCCAGAAAAAGAGCTCATTTCCAAGCCTTAATTGATGAACACAACCCTCATATTATTTGTGGCTGTGAATCACATCTTGATAGCTCTTATTACAACGCTGAAATTTTTCCtcctacatatactgtattaagAAAGGATCGAGTAGAGGGTGCTGGAGGTGTATTCTTATGCATTAAGGAAGGCCTAGATGTATCTGAAGAACCTGAATTGGATGTAAATGCTGAAATCATTTGGGCAAAAGTGACTCCTTCTAAAAGGGCCCCTATTTATGTTTGCTCATTTTATCGTCCACCAGACCTGTCCATTGACCCCATACTGCAATTGGGATTATCTTTGAATACTCTTACACGTAGGTTTACTGAACTACCTAATATAATAGTAATGGGTGATTTCAACCTTCCAGGTATTAATTGGTTAGATGGAAGTGGTCAGGTTACCTCTAATCCTAGCTATGGAGTAGAACTAAATAATGTATTTCTTGATCAAATTAATGATATTGGCCTTAATCAATTTGTCAATACTCCGACTAGAAACAACAACATACTTGATCTTGTACTTTCTACCTCATCTACCATTTTGGACTTAACTACTGCACCAGGAATGTCGGATCATGAGGCCGTTGTCTTCCATCATAATATAGATAACACAAATATTAATACTAAATCTGAACACAAAGTTGCTTTATACCACCGAGCTAATCTTGAGAATATTAAAAGAGACCTACTTGAATTTCAAACTTATTTTCTTGGGAATGATCCTTACTGTAAAACTGTCGAACAAAACTGGACTGATCTAAAAGGTGTAATCAATGACAGTGTTGCAAAGCACGTGCCATACAAAACTATACGTTCCAACTCCAAATTACCATGGATAAACAGAGAAATAAAGAGGGATATGAAGAGACGCAAACAATTatacaacatagctaaaagAACAAAATCTAGTAATGACTGGAATGCCTATCGCAAGATTAAAAACTCTATAAATAGCAAGATTAaa ACACAGGTATACTACCTTCTGATTGGCTCATGGCCAATATATGTCCAGTTTTCAAGAAAGGAAACCGTACTAGTACCGCAAACTACCGACCAATATCATTGA